Proteins from one Telopea speciosissima isolate NSW1024214 ecotype Mountain lineage chromosome 1, Tspe_v1, whole genome shotgun sequence genomic window:
- the LOC122654384 gene encoding zinc finger A20 and AN1 domain-containing stress-associated protein 5-like: protein MAVTLVQEVGNGGGKVEAFLLVIRNGVSDVTAVKQAVDSVHGHGSIYQIVECFTMLESKEINIFDLKLDGVNGQCQQVGAVLTRPDESHRPCANGCGFFGTPATLNMCSKCYRDFCIKEQQDASAKAAVGRSQLKQQLQQLSIPSLSDDSSSLVPPSSSASPSSSDTGGVGVGVETGVVKKRCMSCKKRVSVLGFKCRCGSIFCSEHRYPEVHACTFDFKAMGRDAIANANPVVKADKLQRF from the exons ATGGCGGTTACACTGGTGCAGGAAGTAGGAAATGGTGGAGGTAAAGTTGAAGCTTTCTTATTGGTGATCAGAAATGGCGTATCGGATGTTACTGCTGTAAAGCAAGCTGTAGATTCTGTTCATGGCCATGGCTCAATATATCAAATTGTGGAATGTTTCACAATGTTAGAGTCAAAGGAAATTAATATCTTCGACTTGAAGTTGGATGGGGTGAATGGTCAATGCCAGCAGGTAGGAGCTGTTCT AACGAGACCGGATGAAAGTCACCGGCCCTGCGCTAATGGATGTGGCTTCTTTGGTACGCCAGCGACTCTGAACATGTGTTCCAAGTGCTATAGAGATTTCTGTATCAAAGAGCAGCAAGACGCATCGGCCAAAGCTGCGGTTGGGAGATCTCAATTGAAGCAGCAACTGCAACAATTATCAATTCCTTCCTTATCTgacgattcttcttctttggttccaccatcatcatcagcgTCGCCATCATCATCTGA CACAggtggtgttggtgttggtgttgaAACAGGCGTGGTGAAGAAGAGGTGCATGAGCTGTAAAAAACGGGTTAGTGTGTTGGGGTTCAAGTGCAGGTGTGGTAGTATTTTCTGCTCGGAGCACCGGTACCCAGAGGTGCATGCGTGCACGTTCGATTTCAAGGCTATGGGTCGGGACGCTATCGCCAACGCTAATCCTGTGGTCAAGGCTGACAAGTTGCAGAGGTTCTGA